From Myxococcales bacterium, a single genomic window includes:
- a CDS encoding PEGA domain-containing protein: protein MKLRLLGWGSGVLTVLALLVPAPEGARAQAGKALSARKLDLIRERLEKGQALFVAKDYAGAAKVFEAGYSEQPYAAFLFNAGVCYQKLGDVDHALEKFRGYLSIDPNAPDADKVKARIAQLEAAKGIPPTPPPDTDGGLEDGGEEGGADAAVTPPVVPGPLDSDTADSMKSLALIETEPAGAPIKLYTRTRDSAPPYRLGGQNPDWREVTKAQSPANLTLEVGTYHVVVEPYLDFKSCDAEVEVKRAKFFHFRANLSQGEFMSFLRVSANVIGAYAFIDDDRRARSPWGTTPHGELVASGDHMLLVEAPGFEPFHKPIRLGRGEQKELEVTLARVSYGYLRIDGNAPELKIQVDEKAAGVWRAGEVPLAVKADAGQHKITINASGYKTYEEVVTVPHGQILPLRADMIQKYPRGAAWTQSIIGAVFLGAGVYLGLQSNSLHNELEADRKNGVLEQDDERITRGRIFAIGADAGFVIGGVLAGFATYNFIKDPLPNSKAVQGKLLEFNDPRKQRPTASLRNPVRVALPAPKPRRPEPKFSFGVAPGPQGLSLGGRF from the coding sequence GCGAGCGTCTGGAGAAGGGGCAAGCGCTGTTCGTTGCCAAGGACTACGCGGGTGCCGCCAAGGTGTTCGAGGCAGGGTACTCCGAGCAGCCTTATGCGGCGTTTCTGTTCAACGCCGGCGTCTGTTACCAGAAGCTGGGGGACGTCGATCACGCGCTGGAGAAGTTTCGCGGCTACCTGAGCATCGACCCCAACGCTCCGGACGCCGACAAGGTGAAGGCGCGCATTGCTCAGCTAGAAGCGGCGAAGGGGATCCCGCCGACGCCGCCTCCTGACACGGATGGCGGGCTCGAGGACGGAGGCGAAGAAGGCGGCGCCGACGCGGCGGTCACCCCGCCCGTCGTACCTGGACCGCTCGACTCCGACACGGCGGACTCGATGAAGTCGTTGGCGCTGATCGAGACCGAGCCAGCTGGAGCTCCCATCAAGCTCTACACTCGGACTCGGGATTCGGCGCCGCCTTATCGACTTGGCGGCCAGAACCCGGACTGGCGCGAAGTGACCAAGGCTCAGTCGCCCGCCAACCTCACCCTCGAGGTCGGCACGTACCACGTCGTGGTCGAGCCCTATCTCGACTTCAAATCCTGCGACGCAGAGGTCGAGGTCAAGCGAGCAAAGTTCTTCCACTTCCGCGCGAACCTCTCGCAGGGCGAGTTCATGAGCTTCTTGCGGGTATCGGCCAACGTGATCGGGGCCTATGCCTTCATCGACGACGATCGCCGTGCCCGCTCACCGTGGGGCACGACACCTCACGGCGAGCTGGTCGCGAGCGGGGACCACATGCTGCTGGTGGAGGCGCCGGGCTTCGAGCCGTTTCACAAGCCGATTCGCTTGGGCCGCGGCGAGCAAAAGGAGCTGGAGGTCACGCTGGCGCGGGTCAGCTACGGCTACCTGCGCATCGATGGCAACGCGCCGGAGCTGAAGATACAGGTCGATGAAAAAGCCGCCGGCGTCTGGCGCGCCGGAGAGGTGCCTCTCGCGGTGAAGGCCGACGCCGGGCAGCACAAGATCACGATCAACGCCAGCGGCTACAAGACCTACGAAGAGGTCGTCACCGTGCCCCACGGCCAGATCCTGCCGCTGCGCGCCGACATGATCCAGAAGTACCCGCGCGGTGCGGCCTGGACGCAGTCCATCATCGGCGCGGTATTCCTGGGCGCCGGTGTGTACCTGGGTCTGCAGTCGAACTCCCTGCACAACGAGCTGGAGGCGGACCGCAAGAACGGTGTGCTCGAGCAGGACGACGAACGCATCACGCGCGGGCGCATCTTTGCCATCGGCGCGGACGCAGGGTTCGTCATCGGCGGCGTGCTGGCTGGGTTTGCCACCTACAACTTCATCAAGGATCCGCTGCCTAACTCCAAGGCGGTTCAGGGCAAGCTCCTCGAGTTCAACGACCCGCGCAAACAGCGACCCACTGCCTCTCTGCGCAATCCGGTTCGGGTGGCGCTGCCGGCGCCGAAACCTCGGCGACCGGAACCCAAGTTCTCGTTCGGCGTTGCACCCGGCCCGCAGGGGCTGAGTCTCGGAGGGCGGTTCTGA